In Elaeis guineensis isolate ETL-2024a chromosome 1, EG11, whole genome shotgun sequence, a genomic segment contains:
- the LOC140855905 gene encoding uncharacterized protein, with product MKSYKHWVYHGEIIEENLEECNANSRDNLDEEENTDYDDLIGMVHDACAFINTDVERDDVNEGYELQEPNPEAATFYRLLKDADKNLYPGCDKVSKLSFAVKLLHLKCSNNWSDTSMDKLLKVFKEVLPNGALVPNSFYEAKKLIQDLGLEHIKIDACLNDCVIYWGEHANAIVCPVYPQSVRLGLASDGFQPFGNMSTPHSPKYSENDIDVYLQPLIEELKELWDLRKLKKVTLGKGQKRKRDDFNDVYNWRKKRTVLDIKGKTKDTLKGRFDLVDMNIRHNLHSYIENGKLKMPVATYTLSPQEKIAFCNFLSNLRVPDGFSSNISRCVNINEKKISGLKCHDHHILLQQILPVAIRGLLPKSVCEPLIELNNFFRNLCSKLLKVQDLKQLEDDIVMTLCKLETIFPPAFFDIMIHLPIHLASEAKIGGPIQYRWMYPVERYLRTLKSYVRNKARPEGSIARGYLANECLTFCSRYLNSVETKFNRVPRNDDGATSYQGLSIYAKDGCAKGVFKSYELNAQEFTQAQAYVLRNCEEVWPYIEEHKKELEEASSRNVLARHHKKFPDWFYERVSKLKAKGKASEDLLSLTVGSFKIVHRYGTYIVNRFRFHARDRAIGRKSQNSGVLVKGYDTSADKEYYGVLEDIFELLVDNYGYISINIHGSLNTNEPFVLASQAQQVFYVEDLVDSNWLVVVKTYPRDAYDVPSVDNDADDDDDDDSLIEDDVYQQEEQE from the exons CCTTTTACAGGTTGCTTAAAGATGCCGATAAAAATTTGTATCCTGGATGTGACAAGGTCTCCAAATTATCCTTTGCTGTGAAGTTActccatttaaaatgttcaaataattggaGTGATACATCAATGGATAAGTTGCTGAAGGTTTTTAAGGAAGTTCTTCCAAATGGTGCCTTAGTTCCAAACTCATTTTATGAAGCTAAGAAGCTTATTCAAGATTTGGGACTTGAACATATAAAAATAGATGCATGCTTGAATGATTGTGTTATATATTGGGGAGAGCATGCCAATGCAATCGTATGCCCTGTAT ATCCTCAGAGTGTTAGGCTTGGTCTTGCAAGTGATGGCTTCCAACCATTTGGAAATATGTCTACCCCTCATA GTCCTAAGTACTCCGAAAATGACATTGATGTGTATCTACAGCCTTTAATTGAAGAGTTGAAGGAGTTATGGGAT CTGCGTAAGTTAAAAAAAGTTACTTTGGGGAAGGGTCAAAAGCGTAAGCGTGATGATTTTAACGATGTTTACAATTGGAGGAAGAAGA GAACTGTGCTGGATATAAAAGGAAAGACAAAAGATACATTGAAGGGCCGTTTTGACCTTGTAGATATGAACATTAGGCACAATCTTCATTCTTATATTGAAAATGGTAAATTGAAGATGCCAGTTGCAACTTATACATTATCCCCACAAGAGAAGATAGCCTTTTGCAATTTCTTATCTAATCTAAGGGTCCCTGATGGATTCTCTTCTAACATATCAAGATGTGTGAATataaatgagaagaagatttctGGCTTAAAGTGCCATGACCATCATATCCTTTTGCAGCAAATACTTCCAGTTGCCATTCGGGGATTATTGCCTAAGTCTGTTTGTGAGCCATTGATTGAGCTAAATAACTTCTTTAGAAACTTATGCTCAAAGTTGTTAAAAGTTCAAGATTTAAAACAGTTGGAGGATGACATTGTTATGACTCTGTGTAAACTTGAAACAATATTCCCACCAGCTTTCTTTGATATTATGATTCATTTACCAATTCACTTGGCAAGCGAGGCTAAAATTGGTGGACCGATCcaatatagatggatgtatccagtTGAAAG ATATTTGCGAACATTAAAGTCTTATGTCCGAAACAAAGCTCGTCCAGAGGGGTCAATTGCAAGAGGTTATCTTGCAAATGAATGCCTTACATTCTGTTCTaggtatttgaatagtgttgaaaCAAAATTTAATCGAGTCCCACGAAATGATGATGGAGCTACTTCATACCAAGGACTATCAATCTATGCAAAAGATGGCTGTGCAAAAGGAGTTTTTAAGTCTTATGAGCTTAATGCTCAGGAGTTTACACAAGCTCAAGCATATGTTCTTCGAAACTGTGAGGAAGTTTGGCCATATATTGA GGAGCATAAAAAAGAATTGGAAGAGGCGAGCTCAAGAAATGTCCTGGCTAGACATCACAAGAAATTTCCAGATTGGTTTTATGAACGT GTTTCAAAGCTTAAAGCTAAAGGCAAAGCAAGTGAAGATCTTCTAAGCTTGACTGTTGGATCGTTCAAAATAGTTCATAGATATGGAACTTACATTGTCAATAGATTCAGATTTCATGCAAGAGATCGTGCAATTGGGCGAAAAAGTCAGAATAGTGGAGTGCTTGTAAAAGGATATGATACATCTGCTGATAAAGAATACTATGGAGTGTTGGAAGACATTTTTGAATTGTT GGTTGACAACTATGGATATATAAGCATAAATATCCATGGATCTTTGAACACCAATGAGCCTTTTGTGTTGGCTTCTCAAGCTCAACAAGTATTCTATGTAGAAGATTTAGTTGATAGCAATTGGCTTGTTGTGGTAAAAACTTATCCACGTGATGCTTATGATGTGCCATCTGTAGATAATGAtgcagatgatgatgatgatgatgatagtttGATCGAAGATGATGTCTACCAACAAGAGGAACAAGAATAA